The following proteins come from a genomic window of Theileria equi strain WA chromosome 2 map unlocalized gcontig_1105316255037, whole genome shotgun sequence:
- a CDS encoding translation initiation factor IF-2, putative (encoded by transcript BEWA_044330A), whose translation MIFKSLCLLYRGRFLPLGRLAFRKVITKGRSQKSPEILLPPFIAVQELRLMLNIDYTSCFRLCKVSISRNKYSWKDIEGRSFECSNKRHVLVCFDTAAYVCRSFGFNAIKVSPEPEVPELTSESAIPVIAVIGHKDHGKTSLLEKLTGKNLLEYEPVRTTQSLYAMTLPFTTHSNYLATFVDTPGDVLFDVLRGRAIHLADLALVVISAEGGELQTRDVILQADSFNVQILFCVNKIDLDYSNVDIVRSELKFQCNLMFNEGIISRNFESELDNLIPISVISGHNIDKLVEKIVTCTKSIKMPCNNIKYETFLGGYSLKKFDGFIRRANSLVSSGLPPTAVGFILEITKTESFGIVLTVIVRSGTIVEGNYFVAGTYYGRVTGIYPSGEKLSPKNKISNASVGTAVFITGMKNLEGTSVDDLLLVLPQHEAFRLSQYRLQLQILKASQVSGPLLQTHWTISLKSNNEQYYKSGVIDTTKKPNEVEDSEYSPDDFKPATQSESTTEYDESEDFPDEFPHDTDMNSHLTSIYLKPVEGDEMSDEFDPWTLKATIHNKELKERWQQRINERNPNGATNAVGYSNSKMERQSQIYEDTFTEDIGRPVIPIILRANFVGTFDSLLDGLDILEKEFNVRLPLVHGGVGPIVPNDIVQAEIGNKFTYCPVYAFQVPILNDAAKHAVINKITIKSFNLYSDLLDDVKSRCQHTLEKIAKRRYVEKLNE comes from the exons ATgatttttaaatctttaTGCCTTCTGTATCGCGGAAgatttcttcctcttggaAGACTTGCCTTTCGGAAGGTAATAACCAAGGGAAGATCCCAAAAATCGCCAGAGATTTTACTTCCTCCGTTTATCGCAGTGCAG GAGCTACGTTTGATGTTAAATATTGATTATACATCATGTTTTCGCCTTTGCAAAGTCTCAATTTCGAGAAACAAATATTCCTGGAAGGATATTGAAGGCCGTTCCTTCGAATGCTC GAATAAAAGACACGTGCTGGTCTGTTTTGATACGGCAGCGTATGTTTGCCGTTCTTTTGGTTTTAATGCTATAAAAGTTAGCCCTGAACCTGAAGTACCA GAATTGACGAGCGAATCTGCTATCCCAGTAATCGCAGTTATAGGTCACAAGGACCACGGAAAGACATCCTTGTTGGAGAAGCTTACAG GAAAGAATCTCTTGGAATACGAGCCAGTAAGAACTACACAGAGCTTGTATGCTATGACACTCCCCTTTACAACTCACTCAAACTATTTGGCAACATTTGTAGACACACCTGGAGATGTTCTTTTTGATGTTTTAAGGGGAAGAGCTATCCACCTGGCAGATTTGGCATTGGTTGTAATTTCTGCCGAAGGTGGAGAATTGCAAACCAGAGATGTGATATTACAGGCTGATAGCTTTAATGTCCAAATTTTATTCTGCGTAAATAAGATTGATCTAGATTATTCTAATGTTGATATTGTAAGGTCAGAGCTCAAATTTCAGTGTAATTTAATGTTCAATGAGGGGATTATTTCTAGGAACTTTGAATCGGAATTGGACAATTTGATCCCAATAAGCGTAATTTCAGGGCATaatatagacaaactaGTTGAAAAAATCGTTACTTGTACAAAGAGCATTAAAATGCCTTGtaataatataaaatatgaaacCTTTTTAGGTGGATACAGTTTAAAGAAATTTGATGGTTTCATAAGAAGGGCTAATAGCTTAGTAAGTTCTGGATTACCGCCAACTGCCGTTGGatttattcttgaaatTACAAAGACAGAGTCGTTTGGGATTGTTTTAACTGTAATAGTACGAAGTGGAACCATTGTTGAGGGAAATTATTTTGTCGCTGGCACATATTATGGCAGAGTTACTGGTATATATCCCTCTGGTGAAAAGCTCTCTCCTAAAAATAAGATTTCAAATGCATCCGTAGGTACTGCAGTATTTATTACGGGAATGAAAAATTTAGAGGGCACCAGTGTAGATGATTTACTTTTAGTTTTGCCACAACACGAAGCCTTCAGATTGAGTCAGTACAGACTGCAGCTACAGATACTAAAAGCTTCACAAGTCTCTGGCCCACTTTTACAAACACATTGGACGATCTCTTTAAAG TCTAATAATGAACAATATTACAAGAGTGGAGTGATTGACACCACGAAGAAACCAAACGAAGTAGAGGACTCTGAATATTCACCTGATGATTTTAAACCTGCGACTCAGAGCGAATCAACTACAGAATATGATGAGAGCGAAGATTTTCCCGACGAATTTCCCCATGATACCGACATGAACAG TCATTTGACATCCATATATCTAAAACCTGTGGAAGGGGATGAAATGAGTGATGAGTTCGATCCCTGGACCTTGAAGGCCACAATACACAACAAAGAATTGAAGGAACGCTGGCAGCAGAGAATAAATGAACGAAATCCTAACGGCGCTACTAATGCAGTGGGTTATAGCAACTCAAAGATGGAAAGACAGTCACAAATTTATGAAGATACATTTACTGAAGATATAGGACGACCGGTTATTCCGATAATTTTGCGTGCGAATTTTGTTGGAACATTTGATTCCCTGCTAGATGGTTTAGATATCCTAGAAAAGGAATTTAATGTACGTCTTCCACTTGTTCACGGTGGAGTAGGTCCTATTGTTCCTAATGATATAGTTCAAGCGGAAATTGGAAATAAATTCACATATTGCCCAGTTTATGCTTTCCAGGTTCCAATTCTCAATGATGCCGCCAAACATGCAGTCATAAATAAAATCACAATCAAAAGCTTCAACTTATATTCTGACCTATTAGATGATGTAAAATCACGTTGTCAACATactcttgaaaaaataGCAAAGAGGCGATACGTAGAAAAATTGAATGAATAA
- a CDS encoding conserved hypothetical protein (encoded by transcript BEWA_044310A) produces the protein MSDLTKEKILKADERQWTSSSRIEAEGLEWLYTDPNAVNKKEKDLEAYLLGRSIPGAKGELQKTSELVTSAPGSLLNDTSSNKTYDETINKFREDPLFIIKKIEMRQKQVMDKYASLANNYNKKRQDDKDVKYKETSRESDSPYDERHRDKYSRNDRHDSRDKHLGRERKHRYHHRDKYEDSDSYEQRSRYVSSRNRRSVDRHRSISKGRYHKRRNRSHSSSISRDNMPNNRICKEKSYETKKYRSRSRSMDKNTDVQKSQRGPNRPKREDPLKYAFGVTDDILPPKEIIETGIERENEMKRRQEIKSKLAKQERDEAAKLEEMKAEGTERIKEKLQNIAKMELIERAIEKRESELKSSYIAKVQKQAYDSFDMAERIRRKASKQIDPFNDAI, from the exons ATGTCAGATTTGACAAAGGAAAAAATTCTAAAGGCGGACGAACGCCAATGGACATCAAGTTCCCGAATAGAAGCTGAAGGATTGGAATGGTTATATACGGATCCGAATGCGGTAAAcaaaaaggaaaaggatcTA GAAGCATATCTACTGGGTCGAAGCATCCCTGGCGCCAAGGGTGAATTGCAAAAAACATCGGAATTGGTAACTTCTGCTCCTGGATCTCTTTTAAATGATACATCTTCAAACAAAACGTATGATGAAACGATCAATAAATTCAGAGAAGATCCTCTCTTTATCATAAAGAAGATTGAAATGCGTCAGAAACAGGTCATGGACAAATACGCTTCACTAGCAAACAATTATAATAAGAAGCGccaagatgataaagatgtaaaatacaaagaAACAAGTAGAGAATCTGACTCTCCGTATGACGAAAGGCATAGAGATAAATATTCAAGAAATGATAGACATGATTCTAGAGATAAACATTTAGGCCGTGAAAGAAAGCACAGGTATCATCATAGAGATAAATATGAGGATAGTGACTCATACGAGCAAAGAAGCAGATATGTATCGTCACGCAATCGCAGATCTGTAGACAGGCACAGATCAATAAGTAAAGGAAGGTATCACAAACGAAGGAATCGATCTCATAGTTCATCTATATCCCGTGATAATATGCCGAATAACCGTATTTGTAAAGAAAAAAGCTACGAAACGAAAAAATATCGATCTAGAAGTAGATCTATGGATAAGAATACAGACGTACAAAAAAGTCAAAGAGGACCTAACAGACCAAAAAGAGAAGATCCGCTAAAATACGCTTTTGGTGTAACAGACGATATCCTTCCACCAAAAGAGATAATTGAAACTGGTATAGAGAGAGAGAACgagatgaaaaggagaCAAGAAATTAAATCAAAGCTAGCTAAGCAAGAAAGAGATGAAGCAGCTAAATTAGAAGAAATGAAAGCAGAAGGAACTGAACGCATTAAAGAGAAACTacaaaatatcgcaaaaatgGAATTGATTGAACGTGCCATAGAAAAACGTGAAAGTGAATTGAAATCTAGTTATATTGCCAAGGTCCAGAAGCAGGCTTATGATTCATTTGACATGGCTGAAAGAATAAGAAGAAAAGCATCTAAGCAGATTGACCCCTTTAACGATGCgatttga
- a CDS encoding hypothetical protein (encoded by transcript BEWA_044340A) encodes MIETLVNGIASHFLELDHMMNRDGSTFLYNNIEKTREKVPQLADSVVDALGRILNVFDEPVKLRTPEFEYSNLAHDDHTHQAIHPFKEETSIERENSLPFNTDYLGERTKALYAKLKYLEPPETSVDRKGLETSASPCMEDWQLCGFCNVSLASMRCDSCTLYLCAPCASTIHSDPSNISHVLSTTKGDHRAVLSKNSPKRKIDLSISLTNDFSTPAYDFCELHPNKELKYACVTCHFLPVCSTCSEEMHKGFNIPHRIVDIEVAAGEVKEILNDCLGVLVDRHNNLSSVLPELDQISHMLDISVKNATRSVNCSVQRVFDALKLKQSTLDSEIKNLQKLGSSTLNRFVNMSSVYSNYLYGKILELNKLAKLKNSGLGLNTFVDIRSSFEQLLYQCDDLPDLTLEVPHWQINCGNLPNLLADVEFRLNTHASEITSLCKSIKFEISSAISSVNTILSSKILPPNRINNTETQYKYDTTSPKFDETPTDGIYSNLQPDLHLEDSSNHLISHEDSSTSRHLDGTTSSHAIIRDSSELRGIFSRKDSVHRIWSKRAVTLRNRFLYVFASNSHFKDSEIESKIDLNATTIKSFDDEDITDAAKLARLSAPNGFEIVERNGDKIRFWLFTSESRNIILLWIAKLQKIVYDLESQISSPEPKQEFEEIPCSSRTDKKPVLSELPVLPLVRNSDMFMKTRLDKFVSDIANSSSSSNTFRNRTDKAYAPDYSPSFREVSATLRRIKADSASIYDKCFSRNTQSSPNANSTIQNIGIFKNLKFTQANEYNTGSPLNDSDKSSTLSAGRYALPTAKFEKKVIGSLKAQKLPKCLITLPDFEYSPQVTSPKSIHKFFQESALYKL; translated from the coding sequence ATGATAGAAACACtggtgaatggaatagCATCTCACTTTCTGGAGCTCGATCATATGATGAATCGCGACGGGTCCACTTTTCTTTATAATAACATCGAAAAGACAAGAGAAAAGGTTCCACAGTTGGCAGATAGTGTTGTAGACGCACTCGGTAGAATTCTAAATGTATTCGATGAACCAGTAAAATTGCGAACTCCCGAATTTGAGTATTCAAATCTTGCTCATGACGACCATACACATCAAGCCATTCACCCATTTAAAGAGGAAACATCTATAGAACGGGAAAATTCTCTGCCATTTAACACTGATTATCTTGGAGAAAGGACAAAGGCATTATATGCTAAATTGAAATATCTTGAACCTCCCGAAACAAGTGTTGATAGGAAAGGATTGGAAACTTCTGCGTCTCCATGCATGGAAGATTGGCAATTATGTGGTTTCTGTAACGTTTCATTGGCATCCATGCGTTGTGACTCATGTACATTATATCTTTGTGCACCTTGCGCATCAACAATCCATTCTGATCCATCGAATATTTCACATGTCTTGTCGACTACAAAAGGGGATCATCGCGCTGTTTTATCAAAGAATTCTCCAAAGAGAAAGATTGATTTGTCTATTTCCTTGACTAACGACTTTTCTACTCCTGCATATGATTTTTGTGAACTTCACCCCAACAAAGAATTAAAATATGCATGTGTAACGTGTCATTTCTTGCCAGTTTGTTCAACATGCTCGGAGGAAATGCACAAGGGATTTAACATTCCACATAGAATTGTAGATATTGAAGTTGCAGCTGGGGAAGTTAAGGAAATCTTAAACGATTGTTTGGGTGTCTTGGTTGATAGACATAATAATTTATCGTCTGTACTACCGGAATTAGATCAAATTTCTCACATGTTGGATATATCTGTAAAGAATGCGACTCGTTCTGTAAATTGTTCCGTCCAAAGGGTTTTTGACGCCTTGAAATTAAAACAATCCACACTCGATTCTgaaataaaaaatttacagaaacTAGGATCGTCTACTCTAAATCGCTTTGTAAATATGAGTAGTGTGTATAGTAATTATTTATATGgaaaaattttggaattgaATAAGTTGGCTAAACTAAAGAATTCCGGACTGGGATTGAATACATTTGTAGATATAAGGTCTAGTTTTGAGCAACTCCTTTATCAATGTGATGATCTTCCCGACTTAACCCTCGAAGTCCCTCATTGGCAAATAAACTGCGGTAACCTGCCTAATTTACTTGCTGATGTAGAATTCAGGCTAAATACACATGCAAGCGAAATCACTTCTCTCTGcaagagtataaaattTGAGATATCATCGGCAATATCATCCGTTAATACAATTTTGTCATCAAAGATTTTGCCACCAAATCGTATTAACAATACAGAGACCCAGTATAAATATGATACAACTTCTCCAAAATTCGATGAAACTCCTACAGATGGCATCTATAGTAATCTTCAACCTGATCTGCATCTAGAGGATTCTTCTAATCATTTAATTTCTCATGAAGATTCAAGTACATCCAGGCATTTAGACGGCACAACGTCTTCTCACGCAATTATTCGCGACTCTAGTGAACTCAGGGGTATATTTTCTAGAAAGGATTCTGTTCATAGAATTTGGTCAAAGAGGGCTGTGACACTGAGGAACAGATTTTTGTATGTATTTGCCTCTAACtcacattttaaagattcaGAAATTGAGTCTAAAATTGATTTGAATGCAACGACCATAAAGTCTTTTGATGATGAGGACATTACGGATGCTGCCAAACTAGCTAGACTCAGTGCACCAAACGGATTTGAAATTGTAGAGAGGAACGGAGATAAAATTAGATTTTGGTTGTTTACATCGGAATCTAGAAATATCATTCTTCTATGGATCGCAAAGCTTCAAAAAATAGTCTATGATTTGGAGTCACAAATTTCTTCTCCGGAACCGAAGCAGGAATTTGAGGAAATACCCTGCTCTTCTAGAACAGACAAGAAACCTGTACTATCTGAACTTCCTGTTTTGCCATTAGTTCGAAATTCTGATATGTTTATGAAGACTAGGCTGGACAAATTTGTATCCGATATTGCTAATTCCAGCAGTAGTTCCAACACTTTTAGGAATAGAACTGATAAAGCGTATGCTCCTGATTACAGTCCCAGTTTTAGGGAGGTCTCTGCaactttgagaagaatcAAGGCAGATTCAGCTTCTATCTATGACAAGTGTTTTTCTAGGAATACACAATCATCTCCAAATGCCAATTCTAccatacaaaatattgggatatttaaaaatttgaaattCACCCAAGCCAATGAATACAATACTGGATCTCCTTTGAATGATTCAGATAAATCTTCCACACTTTCTGCGGGGAGATACGCACTTCCAACagcaaagtttgaaaagaaGGTTATAGGATCTCTAAAAGCGCAGAAACTTCCAAAATGTCTAATCACTTTACCGGACTTTGAGTATTCACCACAAGTCACTTCACCAAAGTCTATCCACAAGTTTTTTCAGGAATCTGCGCTTTATAAGCTTTAA
- a CDS encoding hypothetical protein (encoded by transcript BEWA_044320A), whose translation MEHEDALVEFMRNFVTREISNDIEYSDKVEDGKIEMRWVLLPRNHPLFLLDPLESNLKRIFREEEWRSLGIKMSLGWHHCGFSPFEPNILIFQRKRT comes from the exons ATGGAGCACGAAGATGCGTTGGTTGAGTTTATGAGAAATTTTGTTACAAGGGAGATATCTAATGATATAGAATATTCAGATAAAgtggaggatggaaaaataGAAATGAG ATGGGTACTTCTGCCAAGAAATCATCCATTATTTCTGCTAGATCCTCTGGAAAGCAACCTCAAACGTATCTTCAGGGAAGAGGAATGGCGCAGCTTAGGTATAAAAATGTCCCTTGGATGGCATCACTGCGGATTTTCACCATTTGAACCgaatattttgatttttcaaagaaaAAGGACGTAG
- a CDS encoding conserved hypothetical protein (encoded by transcript BEWA_044300A) — translation MAFFRCFLRHNTLRGFVIVSGKLFATSSLCQSSSRENSPRRQKVHLFGSPAALPEGSSKSSFFRDSKEWKMITFGPYFGVALDNDDNIYIWGQSSNNDYKAPFTAFKLLGLKDIQCSKNDVYLLRSDGAVYVIRDISVLLNHNDDPKLEKVDFQTYIPSSRTPKVINMSVGDSHAAFVTEDGELYCIGNNEYGQCGARPSNIIRESTFLVYQPEDDKSDDEISLNRVTFNEGVKIRNVVCGGRHTICIDDENNIYTFGDDSSVQLFLGDTRGRSLLEQELYKDYFKKHGNVDISDMHFSQKTEMIHQLHTDKRRGRHLQYNPIKINDVGPIKRFNDLIKKSTITVTAGDDFTIIVLTPKDGDSLGSTVFASGGNKFSQCGSLDVRIHKAQTVKFPKESKITAATCGSNHCLALLESNGLLAWGNNSSGQLIIPKKGCITSPEFVDIHHDHPDELAKGHNLNEIKYMKCAYNNTVIITS, via the exons atggCATTTTTTCGGTGTTTTTTAAGGCACAACACACTTAGAGGTTTTGTTATAGTTTCAGGAAAGCTTTTTGCAACATCGTCACTATGCcaatcttcttccagagAGAATAGTCCCAGGAGACAG AAGGTTCACCTTTTTGGTTCTCCCGCAGCATTGCCCGAAGGAAGTTCAAAGTCATCCTTTTTTAGAG ATtctaaagaatggaaaatgataaCATTTGGGCCCTATTTTGGAGTAGCACTCGacaatgatgataatatttacatttggGGACAATCTTCAAACAATG ATTACAAGGCTCCATTCACTGCGTTTAAACTACTTGGACTTAAAGATATCCAG TGCTCCAAAAATGATGTCTATCTTTTGAGGTCGGATGGAGCAG TGTATGTCATTCGGGATATTTCTGTGCTATTAAACCATAATGATGATCCTAAACTGGAAAAGGTCGATTTTCAGACATATATACCTTCGTCTCGTACCCCAAAAGTCATAAATATGAGTGTTGGAGATTCACATGCTGCATTTGTTACGGAAGATGGGGAATTATATTGTATAGGAAATAATGAATACGGTCAATGTGGAGCGAGACCCTCAAATATAATTAGAGAATCAACATTTTTGGTCTATCAACcagaagatgataaaagtGACGATGAGATTTCATTAAACAGAGTTACATTTAATGAAGGTGTTAAAATACGAAATGTTGTGTGCGGAGGAAGACATACTATTTGCATAGATGATGAGAACAATATATACAC GTTTGGTGATGATTCATCAGTTCAGCTGTTTTTGGGAGATACAAGAGGACGTTCTCTGTTGGAACAGGAGTTATATAAGGATTACTTTAAAAAACACGGTAATGTGGATATTTCCGATATGCACTTCTCACAGAAAACAGAAATGATACATCAATTGCATACGGACAAAAGGAGAGGTAG ACACCTCCAGTACAATCCTATTAAAATAAACGATGTCGGTCCTATAAAGAGGTTTAATGATCTCATTAAGAAATCTACGATAACGGTAACAGCTGGAGATGATTTTACAATTATAGTGTTGACACCAAAAGACGG GGATTCTTTGGGATCCACTGTATTTGCCAGCGGAGGCAATAAATTTAGTCAGTGCGGTAGTTTAGATGTTAGAATTCACAAGGCACAAACCGTAAAATTCCCAAAAGAGTCAAAAATCACCGCTGCAACCTGCGGAAGCAATCACTGTCTCGCTCTGCTGGAATCCAATGGTCTGTTAGCTTGGGGAAACAACAGTTCCGGACAATTAATAATTCCAA AAAAGGGCTGTATAACCAGTCCAGAATTTGTCGATATTCATCATGATCACCCAGATGAACTTGCCAAGGGTCACAACCTGAATGAGATCAAATACATGAAATGTGCATATAATAACACTGTAATTATAACATCTTAG